The following are from one region of the Paracoccus sp. S3-43 genome:
- a CDS encoding Lrp/AsnC family transcriptional regulator gives MTVALDAQDRKILDELTRNARIPVAELARKVGLSKTPVALRIRHLEEIGLITGYRAILSPLKLGLTHVTYVEVSMTDTREAALQQFNAAVRAIPEIEECYMIAGGFDYLVKVRSRDMADFRRIMAEKISSLPHISNTSSYVSREAVVEQTFTLG, from the coding sequence ATGACCGTCGCTCTGGATGCGCAGGATCGCAAGATCCTGGACGAACTGACCCGCAACGCCCGCATTCCGGTGGCGGAACTGGCCCGCAAGGTGGGGCTGTCCAAGACCCCGGTGGCGCTGCGCATCCGGCACCTGGAAGAGATCGGCCTGATCACCGGTTATCGCGCGATCCTGTCGCCGCTGAAGCTGGGCCTGACCCATGTGACCTATGTCGAGGTCAGCATGACCGACACGCGCGAGGCCGCCTTGCAGCAGTTCAACGCCGCCGTCCGCGCCATCCCGGAAATCGAGGAATGCTACATGATCGCGGGCGGCTTCGATTACCTGGTCAAGGTCCGGTCCCGCGACATGGCCGATTTCCGGCGCATCATGGCCGAGAAGATATCCAGCCTGCCGCATATCAGCAATACGTCCAGCTATGTCTCAAGGGAGGCGGTGGTGGAACAGACCTTCACGCTGGGCTGA
- a CDS encoding acetone carboxylase subunit gamma, with product MGLGRDTFRQSDKKWVIRSKAGYDFCDWDQNWKLHARIRVRDTAAQMEELYVSVLCPRVLMR from the coding sequence ATGGGTCTTGGTCGCGACACCTTCCGTCAGTCCGACAAGAAATGGGTAATCCGCTCGAAGGCCGGCTACGACTTCTGCGACTGGGACCAGAACTGGAAGCTGCATGCCCGCATCCGGGTGCGCGACACCGCCGCGCAGATGGAGGAGCTTTATGTGTCCGTGTTGTGCCCGAGGGTGCTCATGCGTTGA
- the preA gene encoding NAD-dependent dihydropyrimidine dehydrogenase subunit PreA gives MADLRSDFIGIKSPNPFWLASAPPTDKEYNVRRAFQAGWGGVVWKTLGSEGPPVVNVNGPRYGVIHGPDRRVLGINNIELITDRPLEVNLREIKSVKRDYPDRALVISLMVPCDEESWRDILARVEDTGADGVELNFGCPHGMSERGMGSAVGQVPEYIEMVTRWVKRYSRMPCIVKLTPNVTDVRKPAEAAHRGGADAVSLINTINSITSVDLDLFAPQPTIDGKGAHGGYCGPAVKPIALNMVAEIARNPATHGLPISGIGGVTTWRDAAEFMALGAGTVQVCTAAMTYGFKVVQEMISGLRDYLDSRDMAMSDLIGRAVPNVTDWNQLNLNYVTKARIDQDLCIRCGRCFAACEDTSHQAIAMKPGRVFEVIEAECVACNLCLDVCPVENCIDMRELALGEIDLRTGRPVQPYANWTTHANNPMAKAAE, from the coding sequence ATGGCAGATCTGCGCAGCGATTTCATCGGGATCAAATCCCCCAACCCGTTCTGGCTGGCCTCGGCCCCGCCCACGGACAAGGAATACAACGTCCGCCGCGCCTTCCAGGCCGGATGGGGCGGCGTCGTCTGGAAGACGCTGGGGTCCGAAGGCCCGCCCGTCGTCAACGTCAACGGCCCGCGATACGGCGTGATCCACGGCCCCGACCGCCGCGTCCTTGGCATCAACAACATCGAGCTGATCACCGACCGCCCGCTTGAGGTGAACCTGCGCGAGATCAAGTCGGTCAAGCGCGACTATCCCGACCGCGCCCTGGTCATCTCGCTGATGGTGCCCTGCGACGAGGAAAGCTGGCGCGACATCCTGGCGAGGGTCGAGGATACCGGCGCCGACGGGGTGGAACTGAACTTCGGCTGCCCGCACGGCATGTCCGAACGCGGCATGGGCAGCGCCGTGGGCCAGGTGCCGGAATATATCGAGATGGTGACCCGCTGGGTGAAGCGATACTCGCGGATGCCCTGCATCGTGAAGCTGACGCCCAACGTCACCGATGTGCGCAAACCGGCCGAGGCCGCGCATCGCGGCGGCGCCGATGCCGTCAGCCTGATCAACACGATCAACTCGATCACCTCGGTCGATCTGGACCTGTTCGCACCCCAGCCCACCATCGACGGCAAGGGCGCGCATGGCGGCTATTGCGGCCCCGCCGTCAAGCCCATCGCGCTGAACATGGTGGCGGAAATCGCGCGCAACCCCGCGACCCATGGCCTGCCGATCAGCGGCATCGGCGGCGTGACGACCTGGCGCGACGCCGCCGAATTCATGGCGCTTGGCGCGGGCACGGTGCAGGTCTGCACGGCGGCGATGACCTATGGCTTCAAGGTCGTGCAGGAAATGATCTCGGGCCTGCGCGACTATCTGGACAGCCGCGACATGGCGATGTCGGACCTGATCGGCCGGGCGGTGCCGAATGTCACCGACTGGAACCAGTTGAACCTGAACTATGTCACCAAGGCCCGCATCGACCAGGATCTGTGCATCAGATGCGGCCGCTGTTTCGCCGCCTGCGAGGATACCAGCCACCAGGCCATCGCCATGAAGCCCGGCCGCGTCTTCGAGGTGATCGAGGCGGAATGCGTCGCCTGCAACCTGTGCCTGGACGTGTGCCCGGTCGAAAACTGCATCGACATGCGCGAACTGGCCTTGGGAGAGATCGACCTGCGCACCGGCCGCCCGGTCCAGCCCTATGCCAACTGGACGACCCATGCCAACAACCCGATGGCCAAGGCGGCCGAGTAA
- a CDS encoding NAD(P)-dependent oxidoreductase — MSQARLAPGVVPGRLTPHELAANFVDVAPPLDDHEARVAADRCYFCHDAPCVTACPTSIDIPLFIRQIATGTSDAAAMTIFHANILGGMCARVCPTENLCEGACVRMDAEGDPVEIGALQRYATDGLMARAGHPFRRAAPTGRRVAVVGAGPAGLACAHRLAAKGHDVTLLEARPKPGGLNEYGIASYKAVDGFAQAEVDWLLGIGGITLRHDQRLGRDITLDALRADYDAVFLGMGLGGVNALRAEGEDRRNVLDAVSFIRDLRQASDLTTLPIGRDVVVIGGGMTAVDAAVQARLLGAENVTIVYRRDRSQMGASRHEQDHATSTGVRIICNAAPVKVHGNGAVAEVEFAYTVTDPDGGLHLSDDRFRLKADQLFRAIGQRLDGVPQELALNGGKIAVSGPGRTSIPGVWAGGDAAAGGDDLTVTAVAEGRDAAEDIDAHLTGRPVEIPG; from the coding sequence ATGTCCCAAGCAAGATTGGCGCCGGGCGTCGTTCCCGGCCGCCTGACCCCCCATGAACTGGCGGCGAATTTCGTCGATGTCGCCCCTCCGCTGGACGATCACGAGGCCCGCGTCGCCGCCGACCGCTGCTATTTCTGCCACGACGCGCCCTGCGTGACGGCCTGCCCGACCAGCATCGACATTCCGCTGTTCATCCGCCAGATCGCCACCGGCACGTCTGATGCGGCGGCGATGACGATCTTTCACGCCAATATCCTGGGCGGCATGTGCGCCCGCGTCTGTCCGACCGAAAACCTGTGCGAAGGTGCCTGCGTCCGCATGGATGCCGAGGGCGATCCGGTCGAGATCGGTGCCCTGCAACGCTACGCCACCGACGGGCTGATGGCCCGAGCCGGCCACCCCTTTCGCCGCGCCGCCCCCACCGGCAGGCGCGTGGCGGTCGTCGGCGCCGGTCCGGCGGGGCTGGCCTGCGCGCATCGGCTGGCCGCCAAGGGCCATGACGTGACCCTGTTGGAGGCGCGGCCCAAGCCCGGCGGGCTGAACGAATACGGCATCGCCAGCTACAAGGCGGTGGACGGCTTCGCCCAGGCCGAGGTGGACTGGCTGCTGGGCATCGGCGGGATCACCCTGCGCCACGACCAGCGGCTGGGCCGCGACATCACGCTGGACGCGCTGCGGGCGGACTATGACGCGGTGTTCCTGGGCATGGGCCTGGGCGGCGTCAACGCCCTGCGGGCCGAGGGCGAGGACCGCCGCAACGTGCTGGACGCGGTCAGCTTCATCCGCGACCTGCGGCAGGCCAGCGACCTGACCACCCTGCCCATCGGCCGCGACGTGGTGGTGATCGGCGGCGGCATGACGGCGGTGGATGCCGCCGTGCAGGCCCGCCTGCTGGGGGCGGAAAACGTCACCATCGTCTATCGCCGTGACCGGTCGCAGATGGGCGCCAGCCGCCACGAACAGGATCACGCGACCAGCACCGGCGTCCGCATCATCTGCAACGCCGCCCCCGTCAAGGTCCATGGCAACGGCGCCGTGGCCGAGGTCGAGTTCGCCTATACCGTCACAGATCCCGACGGCGGGCTGCATCTGTCGGATGATCGCTTCCGCCTGAAGGCCGACCAGCTGTTCCGCGCCATCGGCCAGCGCCTTGACGGCGTGCCCCAGGAACTGGCGCTGAACGGCGGCAAGATCGCCGTCAGCGGCCCCGGCCGCACCAGCATCCCCGGCGTCTGGGCCGGAGGCGACGCTGCTGCAGGCGGCGACGACCTGACCGTCACCGCCGTCGCCGAGGGCCGCGACGCGGCCGAGGACATCGACGCCCATCTGACCGGCCGCCCGGTCGAGATCCCCGGCTGA
- a CDS encoding HAMP domain-containing sensor histidine kinase, which yields MMRSIRGRLLLLAAVWLGAALLAAFLFIASLLEDFVTGRFDAEMAAAADGLIASVETGDDGRIELDDPPADPRFDLPFSGWYWQVESGDAVVARSGSLLDGLLRGPPGSVAGGSGMGADGAALRVLRRQVTLPDSDTPVAVTVTAPRAQIDDSLHQISRPLGIALAVLGIVMAVASVVQVTAGLASLDRLRRDLAQVRAGGKDRLALPDVSELRPLTMEINAALDQNADLLARSRQHLGNLAHSLKTPLAALANELPGDHRGHALITRMDRLIGWHLRRARSAGPRVLGQQTPVRPVIDDILMVLRWPMRDKGMTADIDCAPHAAFAGERQDLEEMIGNLCDNAVKWGRTRLSITVTQADRLTVRIQDDGPGMAETDAPRALIRGGRLDEHGASGSGLGLAIVADLAALHGGGLRLERSSLGGLAAVLDLPA from the coding sequence ATGATGCGGTCGATCCGGGGGCGGCTTCTGCTGCTGGCCGCCGTCTGGCTGGGCGCGGCGCTGCTGGCGGCCTTCCTGTTCATCGCCTCGCTGCTGGAGGATTTCGTCACCGGCCGCTTCGACGCGGAAATGGCGGCGGCGGCGGACGGGCTGATCGCCTCGGTCGAGACCGGCGACGACGGCCGGATCGAACTGGACGACCCCCCCGCCGATCCGCGCTTCGACCTGCCGTTCAGCGGCTGGTATTGGCAGGTCGAATCGGGCGATGCGGTGGTGGCCCGGTCCGGTTCGCTGCTGGACGGTCTGCTGCGCGGCCCGCCCGGCAGCGTCGCGGGCGGGTCGGGGATGGGCGCCGACGGCGCGGCCCTGCGGGTTCTGCGCCGCCAGGTGACGCTGCCCGACAGCGACACGCCGGTGGCCGTGACCGTCACCGCGCCGCGCGCCCAGATCGACGACAGTCTGCACCAGATCAGCCGCCCGCTGGGGATCGCGCTTGCGGTCCTGGGCATCGTCATGGCGGTCGCCAGCGTCGTGCAGGTGACGGCGGGGCTGGCCAGCCTGGACCGTCTGCGGCGCGACCTGGCCCAGGTGCGGGCGGGCGGCAAGGACCGGCTGGCCCTGCCCGATGTCAGCGAACTGCGCCCCCTGACGATGGAAATCAACGCCGCGCTTGACCAGAATGCCGATCTGCTGGCCCGGTCGCGGCAGCATCTGGGAAACCTTGCCCATTCGCTCAAGACCCCTCTGGCGGCGCTTGCCAACGAATTGCCGGGCGATCACCGGGGCCATGCGCTGATCACCCGCATGGACCGGCTGATCGGCTGGCATCTGCGCCGCGCCCGGTCGGCGGGGCCTCGCGTGCTGGGCCAGCAGACCCCGGTGCGTCCGGTGATCGACGACATCCTGATGGTCTTGCGATGGCCCATGCGCGACAAGGGCATGACCGCCGACATCGACTGCGCCCCCCATGCCGCCTTCGCCGGAGAACGTCAGGATCTGGAGGAGATGATCGGCAACCTGTGCGACAACGCCGTCAAATGGGGCCGAACGCGCCTGTCCATCACCGTGACCCAGGCCGACCGCCTGACCGTCAGGATCCAGGACGACGGCCCCGGCATGGCGGAAACCGACGCGCCCCGCGCGCTGATCCGGGGCGGGCGGCTGGACGAACATGGCGCATCCGGGTCCGGCCTTGGCCTTGCCATCGTCGCGGATCTGGCGGCGCTGCACGGCGGCGGCCTGCGGCTGGAACGGTCGTCCTTGGGCGGGCTGGCGGCGGTCCTGGACCTGCCTGCCTGA
- a CDS encoding response regulator transcription factor, with amino-acid sequence MRALIVEDDPVLSAQLAAAMADAGFVTDCAADGTQGEYLGATESYDVAILDLGLPGLPGIEVLTRWRNDGIAMPVLILTARGDWTDKVAGFRAGADDYAVKPFRLDEVVLRCQTLIRRAAGHARPVINAGPLALDSQLGVITRDGIPLKLTAFEQRILAYLIHHQNRIVSRSELSDHLYDAEADRDFRSIEVVIGRLRRKVGEGVIETRRGEGYLLRAAG; translated from the coding sequence ATGCGCGCCCTGATCGTGGAAGACGACCCGGTTCTGTCCGCCCAGCTTGCGGCCGCCATGGCGGATGCGGGCTTCGTCACCGATTGCGCGGCGGACGGCACGCAGGGCGAATACCTGGGCGCGACGGAATCCTATGACGTGGCGATCCTGGATCTGGGCCTGCCGGGACTGCCGGGGATCGAGGTGCTGACCCGCTGGCGCAACGACGGCATCGCCATGCCGGTGCTGATCCTGACCGCGCGCGGCGACTGGACCGACAAGGTGGCAGGCTTCCGCGCCGGGGCCGACGATTACGCCGTCAAGCCCTTCCGCCTGGACGAGGTCGTGCTGCGCTGCCAGACCCTGATCCGCCGCGCCGCAGGCCATGCCCGCCCGGTGATCAACGCCGGACCGCTGGCGCTCGACAGCCAGTTGGGCGTCATCACCCGCGACGGCATCCCGCTGAAGCTGACCGCCTTCGAACAGCGGATCCTGGCCTATCTGATCCACCACCAGAACCGCATCGTCAGCCGCAGCGAACTGTCCGACCACCTCTATGACGCCGAGGCCGACCGCGACTTCAGGTCCATCGAGGTCGTGATCGGCCGGTTGCGCCGCAAGGTCGGCGAGGGCGTGATCGAGACCCGCCGGGGCGAGGGTTATCTGCTGCGGGCCGCCGGATGA
- a CDS encoding ABC transporter substrate-binding protein, whose translation MKTGMLGAALIAAGGAAQAQDLTLQLKWVTQGQFAGYYVAKDKGFYEEEGLDVTILPGGPDIAPTQVLAGGGADVIVEWMPAALAAREKGLPLVNIAQPFKSSGMMLTCLKESGITDPKTDFKGKTLGVWFSGNEYPFLSWMSQLGLSTEGGPEGVTVLKQGFNVDPLLQKQAACISTMTYNEYGQVLDAGIAPEDLVTFKYEDQGVATLEDGLYVLDSTLQDKAKVTNLVKFVRASMKGWKYAEENPEEAARIVLDNDETGAQTLHHQVRMVQEIGKLSAGSTGVLDEADYQRTVDTLMAEGSDPVISKAPEGAFTHLITDRAFD comes from the coding sequence ATGAAGACAGGGATGCTGGGGGCCGCGCTGATCGCGGCAGGCGGCGCGGCCCAGGCGCAGGATCTGACCCTGCAACTGAAATGGGTGACGCAGGGCCAGTTCGCGGGCTATTACGTCGCCAAGGACAAGGGCTTCTACGAGGAAGAGGGCCTGGACGTGACGATCCTGCCCGGCGGGCCGGACATCGCGCCCACGCAGGTCTTGGCCGGGGGCGGCGCGGATGTGATCGTCGAATGGATGCCCGCCGCGCTGGCCGCGCGCGAAAAGGGCCTGCCGCTGGTCAATATCGCCCAGCCCTTCAAGTCGTCCGGGATGATGCTGACCTGCCTGAAGGAAAGCGGCATCACCGACCCCAAGACGGATTTCAAGGGCAAGACCCTGGGCGTCTGGTTCTCGGGCAACGAATACCCGTTCCTTTCGTGGATGAGCCAGCTTGGCCTGTCGACCGAAGGCGGACCCGAGGGCGTGACGGTCCTGAAACAGGGCTTCAACGTCGATCCGCTGCTGCAAAAGCAGGCTGCCTGCATCAGCACCATGACCTATAACGAATACGGCCAGGTGCTGGACGCGGGCATCGCCCCCGAGGATCTGGTGACCTTCAAATACGAGGACCAGGGCGTCGCCACGCTGGAAGACGGGCTCTATGTCCTGGACAGCACGCTTCAGGACAAGGCCAAGGTCACCAATCTGGTGAAATTCGTGCGCGCCAGCATGAAGGGCTGGAAATACGCCGAGGAAAACCCCGAGGAAGCCGCCCGGATCGTCCTGGACAATGACGAGACCGGCGCCCAGACCCTGCATCACCAGGTCCGCATGGTCCAGGAGATCGGCAAGCTGAGCGCAGGCAGCACCGGCGTTCTGGACGAGGCCGACTATCAGCGCACCGTCGACACGCTGATGGCCGAAGGCTCGGATCCGGTGATCTCGAAGGCGCCCGAGGGGGCCTTTACCCATCTCATCACCGACCGCGCCTTCGACTGA
- a CDS encoding ABC transporter permease, which translates to MTALPIIAVWLGAMAVNTWLARFDTRAMRLAVALIFGATVLVLWEMAVRIYAIPPVILPAPSRIGASFAQNTAILWTDFVQTILKGALTGWLIGAAAAVLTAIAIDRSPFLQRGLLPIGNFVAALPIVGIAPILVMWFGFDWQSKAAVVVVMVFFPILVNMVAGLAATDPMQRDLMATWAAPYAARLWKLRLPAAMPFLFNGLKITTTLALIGAIVAEFFGSPTRGMGFRISTAVGRLDLPLVWAEILVAAIAGSLFYGIVALIEKKVTFWHPSQRHQRG; encoded by the coding sequence ATGACCGCGCTGCCGATCATCGCCGTCTGGCTGGGGGCCATGGCGGTCAACACCTGGCTGGCCCGCTTCGACACCCGCGCGATGCGGCTGGCGGTGGCGCTGATCTTCGGCGCCACGGTGCTGGTCCTGTGGGAGATGGCGGTGCGGATCTACGCGATCCCGCCGGTGATCCTGCCCGCGCCCAGCCGGATCGGCGCCAGTTTCGCGCAGAACACCGCGATCCTCTGGACCGATTTCGTGCAGACCATCCTGAAAGGCGCGCTGACCGGCTGGCTGATCGGGGCCGCCGCCGCCGTGCTGACCGCCATCGCCATCGACCGCAGCCCGTTTTTGCAACGCGGGCTGCTGCCCATCGGCAATTTCGTGGCCGCCCTGCCCATCGTCGGGATCGCCCCGATCCTGGTGATGTGGTTCGGCTTCGACTGGCAGTCCAAGGCCGCCGTCGTGGTGGTCATGGTGTTCTTCCCGATCCTGGTCAACATGGTGGCAGGCCTTGCCGCGACAGACCCCATGCAGCGCGACCTGATGGCGACCTGGGCCGCGCCCTATGCCGCCCGCCTGTGGAAGCTGCGCCTGCCCGCCGCCATGCCGTTCCTGTTCAACGGGCTGAAGATCACCACCACCCTGGCCCTGATCGGCGCCATCGTCGCGGAATTCTTCGGCAGCCCGACGCGGGGCATGGGATTTCGCATCTCGACCGCCGTGGGGCGGCTGGATCTGCCGCTGGTCTGGGCGGAAATCCTTGTGGCGGCGATCGCGGGATCGCTGTTCTATGGCATCGTCGCGCTGATCGAAAAGAAGGTGACGTTCTGGCACCCGTCGCAGCGCCATCAGCGGGGCTGA
- a CDS encoding ABC transporter permease subunit produces the protein MTSRLLPVLTVLLAIVALWYLAAIWMNAPWVRDQAARAETVLTTGQLVSQTLTLERPVLPAPHQVAAGLWEGVAGQKITSKRSLVWHGWVTLSATLAGIAIGTAAGIGLAVGIVHNRAMDQSVMPWAVASQTVPILAIAPMVIVVFASAGVTGLLPKAIIAAWLSFFPVLVGMVKGLRTPDGMQLDLMRSWSAGAAQVFWRLRLPSSLPYLFASLKVAIAAALVGTIVGELPAGATAGLGARLLSGSYYGQTVQIWSALFAAAILAAALVALIGAAERLTLRRMGLAR, from the coding sequence ATGACTAGTCGCCTTTTGCCGGTCCTGACCGTGCTTCTGGCGATCGTCGCCCTCTGGTATCTGGCGGCGATCTGGATGAATGCCCCTTGGGTCCGCGATCAGGCGGCGCGGGCCGAGACTGTGCTGACCACCGGCCAGTTGGTCAGCCAGACGCTGACGCTGGAACGCCCGGTCCTGCCCGCCCCGCATCAGGTCGCCGCCGGGTTGTGGGAGGGCGTCGCCGGCCAGAAGATCACCTCGAAGCGCAGCCTGGTCTGGCATGGCTGGGTCACGCTGTCTGCCACGCTGGCGGGGATTGCCATCGGCACAGCGGCGGGGATCGGGCTGGCGGTGGGGATCGTCCACAACCGCGCCATGGACCAGTCGGTGATGCCCTGGGCCGTCGCCAGCCAGACGGTGCCGATCCTGGCCATCGCGCCGATGGTGATCGTGGTCTTTGCCAGCGCGGGCGTGACGGGCCTGCTGCCCAAGGCGATCATCGCGGCCTGGCTGTCCTTCTTTCCGGTGCTGGTCGGCATGGTCAAGGGCCTGCGCACGCCCGACGGGATGCAGCTTGACCTGATGCGCAGTTGGAGCGCCGGCGCCGCGCAGGTGTTCTGGCGGCTGCGGCTACCAAGCTCGCTGCCCTATCTGTTCGCCAGCCTCAAGGTCGCCATCGCCGCCGCCCTGGTCGGCACCATCGTGGGCGAGCTTCCGGCGGGCGCCACGGCGGGCCTGGGCGCGCGGCTGCTGTCGGGCAGCTATTACGGGCAGACGGTGCAGATCTGGTCGGCGCTGTTCGCCGCCGCGATCCTGGCCGCGGCGCTTGTCGCGCTGATCGGCGCGGCCGAACGGCTGACCCTGCGCCGCATGGGGCTGGCGCGATGA
- a CDS encoding ABC transporter ATP-binding protein → MTAIEARDVSLTFQTADGPVHALKDVSLTIQQGDFVSFIGPSGCGKTTFLRAIAALETPTAGTLHVAGMTPDQARRRRAYGYVFQAPGLYPWRTIAGNISLPLEIMGFHRADRQQRTQRVLDLVDLTGFGGRYPWQLSGGMQQRASIARALAFDADILLMDEPFGALDEIVRDRLNEALLDLWKKTGKTIGFVTHSIPEAVYLSTRIVVMSPRPGRITRVIDSPLPRHRPLEIRDTPDFIALAHEVREGLREGHGYD, encoded by the coding sequence TTGACCGCCATCGAGGCCCGCGACGTTTCCCTGACCTTCCAGACCGCCGACGGCCCCGTCCATGCGCTGAAGGATGTCAGCCTGACGATCCAGCAAGGCGATTTCGTCAGCTTCATCGGGCCGTCAGGCTGCGGCAAGACCACCTTTCTGCGCGCCATCGCCGCGCTTGAGACACCCACCGCCGGGACGCTGCATGTGGCGGGCATGACGCCCGATCAGGCGCGGCGCAGGCGGGCCTATGGCTATGTCTTCCAGGCGCCGGGGTTGTATCCTTGGCGGACGATTGCCGGGAACATCAGCCTGCCGCTGGAGATCATGGGCTTCCACCGCGCCGACCGGCAGCAGCGGACCCAGCGGGTGCTGGATCTGGTGGACCTGACCGGCTTCGGCGGCAGATATCCCTGGCAGCTCTCGGGCGGGATGCAGCAGCGCGCCAGTATCGCCCGCGCCCTGGCCTTCGACGCCGATATCCTGCTGATGGATGAACCCTTCGGCGCGCTTGACGAAATCGTCCGCGACCGCCTGAACGAGGCGCTGCTGGATCTGTGGAAGAAGACCGGCAAGACCATCGGTTTCGTCACCCATTCGATCCCCGAGGCGGTCTATCTGTCCACCCGGATCGTCGTCATGTCGCCCCGCCCCGGCCGGATCACGCGGGTCATCGACAGCCCCCTGCCCCGCCACCGCCCGCTGGAGATCCGCGACACGCCGGACTTCATCGCCCTGGCGCATGAGGTCCGCGAAGGGCTGCGCGAAGGGCACGGCTATGACTAG
- the hydA gene encoding dihydropyrimidinase yields the protein MSTVIRGGTVVTADLTCKADVLVEGGRIAAIGQGLTGDRVLDASGCYVMPGGIDPHTHLEMPFMGTYSADDFDSGTRAALAGGTTMVVDFALPSPGQGLLDALTMWDNKSGRAHCDYSFHMAVTWWDRQVFDEMAAVVDRGITSFKHFMAYKGALMVNDDELFASFRRVGDLGGIAMVHAENGDVVAELSARLLAEGNTGPEAHAYSRPPQVEGEATNRAIMVADMAGVPLYVVHVSCEDSHEAIRRARAQGKRVWGEPLIQHLTLDESEYFNADWDHAARRVMSPPFRNRLHQDSLWAGLQSGSLSVVATDHCAFTTDQKRYGVGDFTRIPNGTGGLEDRMPMLWTHGVQTGRLTPNEFVAVTSTNIAKILGMYPRKGAVLVGSDADLVVWDPEAEKTISAGSQQSAIDYNVFEGQQVKGLPRYVLTRGVVAVDGGKLDSREGHGEFVAREPRGTVNRALSAWKELTAPRPVERSGIPASGV from the coding sequence ATGAGCACGGTTATTCGGGGCGGAACCGTCGTGACGGCCGATCTGACCTGCAAGGCGGATGTGCTGGTCGAGGGCGGGCGGATCGCGGCCATCGGCCAGGGGCTGACCGGAGATCGCGTGCTGGACGCCTCGGGCTGCTATGTCATGCCGGGCGGGATCGACCCGCATACGCATCTGGAGATGCCCTTCATGGGCACCTATTCCGCCGACGATTTCGACAGCGGTACGCGCGCGGCTCTGGCGGGCGGGACGACGATGGTGGTCGATTTCGCCCTGCCCTCGCCCGGCCAGGGGCTGCTGGACGCGCTCACGATGTGGGACAACAAGTCGGGCCGGGCGCATTGCGACTACAGCTTCCACATGGCCGTGACCTGGTGGGATCGGCAGGTCTTCGACGAGATGGCGGCGGTGGTGGATCGCGGCATCACCAGCTTCAAGCATTTCATGGCCTACAAGGGCGCGCTGATGGTGAACGACGACGAGCTGTTCGCCAGCTTCCGCCGGGTGGGCGATCTGGGCGGGATCGCAATGGTCCATGCCGAGAACGGCGATGTGGTGGCCGAACTGTCGGCGCGGTTGCTGGCCGAAGGCAATACCGGCCCCGAGGCCCATGCCTATTCCCGCCCCCCGCAGGTCGAGGGCGAGGCCACCAACCGCGCCATCATGGTGGCGGACATGGCGGGGGTGCCGCTTTATGTGGTGCATGTGTCCTGCGAGGACAGCCACGAGGCGATCCGCCGCGCGCGGGCGCAGGGCAAGCGGGTCTGGGGAGAGCCGCTGATCCAGCACCTGACGCTGGACGAGAGCGAGTATTTCAACGCCGACTGGGACCATGCCGCCCGCCGCGTCATGTCGCCGCCCTTCCGCAACAGGCTGCATCAGGACAGCCTGTGGGCCGGGCTGCAATCGGGGTCGCTGTCGGTGGTGGCGACCGATCACTGCGCCTTCACGACGGACCAGAAGCGGTATGGGGTGGGCGATTTCACCAGGATTCCCAACGGCACCGGGGGCTTGGAGGATCGAATGCCGATGCTGTGGACGCATGGGGTGCAGACCGGGCGGCTGACGCCCAATGAATTCGTGGCCGTCACCTCGACCAACATCGCCAAGATCCTGGGGATGTATCCCCGGAAGGGCGCGGTGCTGGTGGGCAGCGATGCCGATCTGGTGGTCTGGGATCCCGAGGCCGAGAAGACCATCTCGGCAGGCAGCCAGCAATCGGCGATTGATTACAATGTCTTCGAGGGGCAGCAGGTGAAGGGCCTGCCGCGCTATGTCCTGACGCGGGGGGTGGTCGCGGTCGACGGCGGCAAGCTGGATTCCCGCGAGGGCCATGGCGAGTTCGTCGCCCGAGAGCCGCGCGGCACGGTGAACCGCGCCTTGTCGGCCTGGAAGGAACTGACCGCCCCGCGCCCGGTGGAACGGTCGGGCATTCCGGCAAGCGGGGTGTGA